Genomic DNA from Syntrophorhabdaceae bacterium:
CTGAAAACCAGTGATTCTTGATTTGCAACAGTTAAACATAAAATATCGATAATAGACCCATATGTCTTAATTTTAGCAACCTCTGTGCAGTTTAATGGTATGAATTGTGTACCGTTAATTTTAGCTCCACAGCAACTTCTTGAAGGATCGTATTCAAAAAACCTGATGTTGCATCCCTTATTCCAAGCCCTTTCAATGATTTTTATAATTCTGTTTCCTGCACGTATCATGTCAGCAAAAGGAGTAATTTTGCTATACATAATTTGAGGATAGGTATAGATGTAAAACTCATGGTTTTCTACATCGTCTATCGATTCACTAAGATTTTCAATTAGCATGCCAATATCCCTGTCTTTAACGCTGGGATTATCGATGTGGTCTTTATTGCCAAATTTTGGTTCTTTGTACTTATTGATATCACATTGCTGCCATTTCTCCAATAAAGCTGGGGAATCCATTATTGTTTTTAATAAATATTGATGCCAGCTATGGGATTGTGCCGCAGATTCGATGAAGGCATACCATGTCCCCGGAATCCATACCTCTTCGACATAAATACTTGATTCGAGAACACCGATTATTCCATTCGCATGGTCACTATCGTTATGAGAACAAATAATTGTATTTATTGTCGTGATTGCACGATCCTTTAGAAAATTAGCGACTTGTTGATAATATTGTCCTCCATCAAATAGAAAAACACTTTCTCCATCGCAAAGCAGAAATGAATCTCCACGTCCTACTGGAAGAGCTTCAAATTGAAATATTGTCTTTTTCTCCACAGTTTTCCATTCACTTATTTCGGATATGCGAGGAGCATGGCGTCAAGGAGGCGCTTCTCCTCGCTTGTCTTCGGGTACAATGCAGATAATGCGTTTGCAAGGCGGATGAAATCTGTTCCCCGCTCATGCTCAGTTCTCAGCAGGGCTCTCAAAGCATTGGGCTGTCCGCTTGACTGAAGAAGCATTGCCGCATGGACACGGTCAAGGGTCGTCGCCTCGCGTCGTGAGCTAAGGGTTTCCTCAGAGACATTGATGCTGATCCGCTCGGTGGTTGTCTTCCTCCGGCCTCTTACCCTCGGTGCAAAGGTCTCTTCATATTCGGGGAAAAGCATTCCCTGCAACTGGACATCTGGACTTCGCTCTATACGTTCGGCAACCGATCGCGTCCCTTCTTTTCCGAAAAGCTGCTCTGCCCTCTCCGAAACAGAGAGCAAACGTACAATGCCCTTCTTCGTCTCGATTATTCTCCCTTCCCATTCGGGCAGATGGATGCCGAGGGGTTGGGCAAAACGTCGCGCTACATCGAAGATGAGGCTGAAACCTTTCGGTTTTGTTTTCGATGACCCATCTTCCTCATCTTCGTTATCATCATCGCCTTCGATCTCTTCTTTTTCACCTTTTCTCACATTCCCAGATTCACCATTGCTGCTCTGCAGCGTCCAGAGAAAAAGTGCTGTCAGTCGTGCATCTTCTTCCAATGCCCCTGCCATACCATTCCTCGCAACGGCCTCTGCAGACCCAAGGACATTTTCAAGAGCCGTCCTGCCGACCACTTCCCATACCTTTTCAAGATACTGTGCAAGCGTTACTTCTTTTCCGTCGGCGGTTTCGACCCTTGAGTACCTGCTGAATATCTCCAGCGCCGGGCCGATGCAGGCAAAGACGAGGTCAGCGCCACGAATATGCTCTTTCTGCAACCGTTCCATCCAGTCGCCGACTCGTCGTGGCAATTCTCGGAGCACATCGCCCCAGTCGCCAACGGGAGCATCTTCTGGACGAGGACGACAGACAAGGTGGATGCTGGTGGCAAGAGCGGCGGAATCCATGGCTCGAAGACGGGAGCTCATCTCTGTTGCAATGGGCCACGA
This window encodes:
- a CDS encoding MBL fold metallo-hydrolase, translating into MEKKTIFQFEALPVGRGDSFLLCDGESVFLFDGGQYYQQVANFLKDRAITTINTIICSHNDSDHANGIIGVLESSIYVEEVWIPGTWYAFIESAAQSHSWHQYLLKTIMDSPALLEKWQQCDINKYKEPKFGNKDHIDNPSVKDRDIGMLIENLSESIDDVENHEFYIYTYPQIMYSKITPFADMIRAGNRIIKIIERAWNKGCNIRFFEYDPSRSCCGAKINGTQFIPLNCTEVAKIKTYGSIIDILCLTVANQESLVFRYDSNQDGSVLFTADSDLSFTTSKIDFEKPAVVTAPHHGSIDNASAYSKIRGDITWVRSDCKTKKRPCQEYAMQLKRFCTLCNPANNSKQPVKLSWQKGVWNETDTRQCACK